The Microcoleus sp. bin38.metabat.b11b12b14.051 genome segment TGCTGGAAACTCCCACATCAGGAACCATCAACCCAGTTATAGCTTTCAACGCACTATTTATACCTACTCCATCTACGCTCCACGTTCAAGGTTATCAGGTTATTCCCCAAAATATAGATACCAAATCTGTTAAAATTAGTGGACAACACTATCTAAATATGGTAAATTTTATTAAAAATTCGTTCCTATTGGACGCCGGAGCTAACAAAATAAAAATTAGCTATGGCTACTACAACAGTGACAGTTTTTTTGAATCAAAAGGCAGTTACTCGATTTTGAGGACTTGCAACGATTGGACGGCGGAAGCTTTACGAGAAGCTGAAATCAATACTCCAGTATGGTCAACTCTGTCGTCA includes the following:
- a CDS encoding TIGR02117 family protein; its protein translation is MFNKKLICHICILNLCLVAILGAIGYLTPRKWEHSSQKNCTVSVQVSNQGIHTEIIVPVKNQYFNWNQYLPLTKIGRDANHEYKYLSFGWGDRAFMLETPTSGTINPVIAFNALFIPTPSTLHVQGYQVIPQNIDTKSVKISGQHYLNMVNFIKNSFLLDAGANKIKISYGYYNSDSFFESKGSYSILRTCNDWTAEALREAEINTPVWSTLSSSIMFHLNSGCECG